The following coding sequences are from one Triticum dicoccoides isolate Atlit2015 ecotype Zavitan chromosome 4A, WEW_v2.0, whole genome shotgun sequence window:
- the LOC119284035 gene encoding putative F-box/LRR-repeat/kelch-repeat protein At1g11620, translated as MRASGAAASTPAGSTYSPSSRRASISPTYSAMEDDDLLMEILVRLPPRPSSLPRVSSVCKRWRRIVSDPQFLRRFCAHHREPPIVGVFFNSSFIETPFRSTLNPPDLIPPELFSPRLDDIWSVHSCRHGRVLFTSSARTGRGCRQVLVWDPVAGDRRCIGSPTQLGGHDWSESRVQADVLCAAGDKGHVHGACHSSPFKVVLACVSKGVARACVYSSEMGAWAELISTLVPFDMSPSLGSRSILLGNSLCWFIFGPQVDILELNLDRQSLAVIEVPPHAYANHQGLYLSTLGGALGFIVMSESYKAQLWERTTDFDGVAGWMPGQTIELRRLLPLKSGEWIKRVMFIAGDESDNVAFLSTSRGIFMVHLESLQFEEIFKSNPDNRLSTIYPYPFKSFFAAAAAGLSNLDERGQGEGRAGGTMHQ; from the coding sequence ATGCGGGCGAGTGGCGCGGCGGCGTCGACGCCGGCAGGTTCGACCTACTCGCCGTCATCTCGCAGGGCGTCGATTTCGCCCACCTATTCGGCGATGGAGGACGACGACCTCCTGATGGAGATACTCGTGCGGCTCCCCCCGCGACCTTCCTCCCTCCCCCGCGTCTCCTCTGTCTGCAAGCGCTGGCGACGCATCGTCTCCGACCCCCAATTCCTCCGCCGCTTCTGCGCCCACCACCGGGAACCCCCCATCGTCGGCGTGTTCTTCAACTCCAGCTTCATTGAAACCCCCTTCAGGTCGACTCTCAATCCGCCGGACCTCATCCCGCCCGAGCTCTTCTCCCCGCGCCTCGACGACATCTGGTCCGTCCACAGCTGCCGCCACGGCCGCGTCCTCTTCACCAGCAGCGCCCGTACCGGCAGGGGCTGCCGCCAGGTCCTAGTGTGGGATCCCGTCGCAGGCGACCGCCGCTGCATAGGCAGTCCAACGCAGCTGGGTGGTCACGACTGGAGCGAGTCCCGTGTGCAAGCGGATGTGCTCTGTGCTGCCGGCGACAAGGGCCACGTGCATGGTGCCTGCCATTCGAGCCCCTTCAAGGTGGTCTTGGCGTGCGTCAGCAAGGGCGTCGCACGAGCTTGTGTCTACTCCTCGGAGATGGGAGCCTGGGCCGAGCTCATCTCAACCTTGGTTCCATTTGATATGTCTCCTTCTCTTGGCAGTAGAAGCATCCTGCTTGGGAATTCACTGTGCTGGTTCATTTTTGGCCCTCAGGTGGATATCCTTGAGCTTAATCTTGACAGACAGAGCCTAGCCGTGATCGAGGTGCCACCACATGCCTACGCCAACCATCAGGGACTTTATTTGAGTACTCTGGGTGGCGCGCTTGGTTTCATCGTCATGTCGGAATCCTACAAAGCACAACTATGGGAGAGGACGACTGATTTTGACGGTGTTGCTGGGTGGATGCCGGGACAGACTATCGAGTTGCGCAGGCTTCTCCCTCTGAAATCAGGGGAGTGGATCAAAAGAGTAATGTTTATTGCTGGGGATGAATCTGATAATGTGGCATTTCTGTCAACATCTAGGGGCATCTTCATGGTCCATCTCGAGTCATTGCAGTTTGAGGAGATCTTTAAAAGCAACCCTGATAATCGGCTGTCCACTATCTATCCATATCCATTCAAAAGTttctttgctgctgctgctgcag